A window of the Plasmodium falciparum 3D7 genome assembly, chromosome: 3 genome harbors these coding sequences:
- a CDS encoding 40S ribosomal protein S12, putative: MSDVESADNNVVVEEKAVFDNVTAIQKVIKNAHVHDGLKIGIREVIKSIESQEAKVCFLSDVCSEPAYKKLITTLCAEKNIPLFMVQNDSKDLGHWAGLFKLDNEGNARKIIGASSVAVVDFGEDSAEKDFLLSQNQTVTA; this comes from the exons ATGAGTGATGTTGAAAGTGCTGATAATAATGTAGTAGTTGAGGAAAAGGCTGTTTTTGATAATGTTACAGCAATTCAAAAG GTTATTAAAAATGCTCACGTACACGACGGACTAAAAATTGGAATTAGAGAAGTTATAAAATCCATCGAATCTCAAGAAGCAAAAGTATGTTTTTTATCAGATGTATGCTCAGAACcagcatataaaaaattaattactaCCTTATGTGCTGAAAAAAACATCCCATTATTTATGGTACAAAATGATAGTAAAGATTTAGGACATTGGGCTGgtttatttaaattagaTAATGAAGGAAATGCAAGAAAAATTATTGGAGCTAGTTCTGTTGCTGTTGTTGATTTTGGAGAGGACTCAGCAGAAAAAgactttttattatcacaaaATCAAACTGTTACTGcttaa
- a CDS encoding 40S ribosomal protein S23, putative, producing the protein MGSGKPSGLRAARKLRIRRRTQRWADKSYKKSHLGTRWKSNPFRGSSHAKGIVVEKVAIEAKQPNSAYRKCVRVQLIKNGKKITAFVPGDGCLNFIDENDEVLVSGFGRSGHSVGDLPGVKFKVVKVARVSLLALFKEKKEKPRS; encoded by the exons ATGGGATCag GAAAACCAAGTGGATTAAGGGCAGCAAGGAAATTAAGAATCAGAAGAAGAACCCAAAGATGGGCTGATAAAAGTTACAAAAAATCTCACCTTGGTACTCGTTGGAAGTCCAACCCTTTCAGAGGAAGTTCTCACGCCAAGGGAATTGTTGTTGAAAAGGTTGCTATAGAAGCAAAACAG CCCAACTCTGCTTACCGTAAATGTGTTAGAGTTCAATTAATTAAAAacggaaaaaaaattacagcATTCGTACCAGGAGACGGTTGTTTAAATTTCATCGATGAAAATGACGAAGTTTTAGTCTCAGGATTTGGTAGAAGTGGTCACTCAGTTGGTGATTTGCCTGGTGTTAAATTTAAAGTAGTAAAAGTCGCAAGGGTTTCTTTATTAGCcttatttaaagaaaaaaaagaaaaaccaAGATCATAA